The nucleotide sequence aCCAAGACTCGAACCCGGATGGCGGGCACTACAGCTgtacctcctttaccaccaagctaCGAGCGCTTGGTTTGCTAACTAAATTGTGGGTTTGAGAAGTGAATTATCTCGACAGGTGTTGATTATAGATCAGTATCATCTGTTAGAACCAGTTTACAATCAAACCAAGGATGCATTTATGTGATATgaccaaaatatatatgtattttctcttttaacaaaagaaaacgtagaaaacCACAAAAAAGGGGGAAAAAATTATGTCTAATAGCTAGACGTCAAAAATATGTCTAATGGTATATATTGTAATAGTAAAAGCatttttatttcagtttttGGCATGTGCCAATGGACCAACCTTTAGTAAGAAAAAACCGTAATGTATGTTTTGGCTTTCTTCCTGGTTTAGAAGCTCATTTTGTGGTTGTCTCATTCAACTTATTCTTCCTCTTGTTCACTTTGATTCCTTACTTCATCATGATCATTATTCTTAAACTGTCTCTTTTTTTCTACTATGTTTATAAAGCATCCACCAAAGCGAGTAAATTCAAGTTCTTCCCTACAAAAATCATATTTGGAGTCAAGTTGAGAGACaaagtgaaaaaaaatatatatttgttttaagactcaaaaataaaagagaaaacttGCCCTTGATTCCTTGGTCCTTACTCTTGAACTTTCCCTTTCTCTACAATGTATTATTAAGCATCAACCAAAGTTAGCAAATCTAACTAAAATTTGCATTGTTTATGGGGGGAAATCAGACATGTCTTTTTCTTCTAAAACTTGCCTTTGGTCTTGGGTAAATTTTCGGTAAGCTCTATACTTCTCATCATCTTGGGTCGACCTTGGTTAGACGCCGAGTGATTTTCCCAAATACCTGGGTTGACAACCAAtaacagtttttgataaagagGGTTTGTGATACAAGCAAGAGAGAGGAGGCAAGCAAGCAAAGGATGCTTAATTCCATTTcattcattaatatttattgcATACTGTGCAGAAAATACTACCAGGTTCAACTTTGAACTTCTCCTCCTCCTGAACTTTCTTGACCATTATTGCATATGTGAtgggaaaaaaacaaaacatagttCATATGCACAAAACATGAGAGAGCGACAGAGAGACATAGGACAACAACCTTGCAGGAAGCCTTCACAGCCTCAAATTTTAACAGTGTACTCAGGAGaatctttaaatatataaaaatgttgtaTTCATTCAATTTATACAATGCTGTGAGGAAGTTGTTGATATCTTAACACGTACAAACCTTAAAGTGATGATTTAGATAGAGGGATAAGTTTTACTAGCAAGGTTAACTTGATGACAGAAAACCTGTCAGGTTTAAATTCGAATTTTGCTCAGTCAAATCTCTATTGACGGCAGTTAACTGAACAATAAAGTATCAACAGAAAGGGGTCTACAATACTAACTAATCAAGTTGCttttatattattgaacttGTATGCTTTTCCTACTCGTCACTCTTAAATAGAAAATGAAGGAACCGATAGGATACAAAACCACAAAACCCCAAAACCACAAAGGCAATATGAGATTTAGCTCTTtggttaactttttttttttatcagaaagGGGTTTTCATTCATAAAAACTACTAGGCTCTAAAGAGAGCATTGTCTGCCATCAGCCTTGCTAGAGCTGATTTGGCTAAGGAGTCTGCCATTACATTACAAGTAGGAGAAACATGAGAGAAAGATAAGTGATTGAAGAGAGAGGCAAGGTTCCTGAGGTCAACCAGGAGACCCACAATCTCATTCAGATCAGACCCTGAAAGGAGGGTGGAGATGAGGACTAGGGAGTCCGAGAATAAATTGAGGGTGGTTAGTCCCAAAGCTGCTGCTGCTCGAAGAGCGTTCCTTACTGCCAAAGCCTCAGAAACTAGAGCTGAACCCACATAAGATCTTGATGCTGAATCTTTGCATAATATAGCGTTGTTAGGTGCCTTGATCTTGAGCGTTCCCTAATCTTTGCATAATATAGCGTTGTTAGTTAGCTCTTTGGTTAACTAGTTATCTATATTTTCACAGAAATTAAAAACAGTTGTATTTGTGGCTAGTTATCAAACCATTTACAATTTTAACTAGAACTG is from Brassica napus cultivar Da-Ae chromosome A4, Da-Ae, whole genome shotgun sequence and encodes:
- the LOC106449154 gene encoding uncharacterized protein LOC106449154 — protein: MEKYEAAPVELLASKISVWWDITSCPVPEGYDPRLVRKTIESKLKKTCYSGPLTITSLDARMGKKIQEDELDDFNVEPVGIVCRGTLKIKAPNNAILCKDSASRSYVGSALVSEALAVRNALRAAAALGLTTLNLFSDSLVLISTLLSGSDLNEIVGLLVDLRNLASLFNHLSFSHVSPTCNVMADSLAKSALARLMADNALFRA